In Carassius auratus strain Wakin chromosome 49, ASM336829v1, whole genome shotgun sequence, one DNA window encodes the following:
- the LOC113065978 gene encoding carbohydrate sulfotransferase 2-like, protein MRSDQLQLPALGEKNGVYGRNHKAYRNHPTKIITQPGIVMKVLRRKRIVLFIAYFLLLVLTMLNLANYRWTKEPQQCNLQMRSTPYQGRSDIRFLYGPSLAKKRQLVYVLTTWRSGSSFFGELFNQHPEVFFLYEPMWHIWQKLYPGDAVSLQGAARDMLSSLYRCDLSVFQLYNSPGGKNFTSLGLFGATLNKVICSYPLCSAYRREVVGMVDDKVCKKCPPQSLGLLEEECLKYNAIVIKGVRVLDVNVLAPLMEDPSLDLKVIHLVRDPRAVANSRIKSRHGLIRENLQVVRSRDPKLRRVPFVDPGHKMSKKDGADYHSVGAMEVICDRTYRSLRTALNPPSWLKGKYMAVRYEDLVENPVKTLRNVYQFANLSANLDIESFALNMTNGTSSSSKPFIVSARNATQAASAWRTVLSIQQIKQVEEYCHHAMAILGYERVRTAGEAKDLSKSLLTASKL, encoded by the coding sequence ATGAGAAGCGATCAACTTCAGTTGCCTGCACTGGGGGAAAAGAATGGTGTTTATGGCCGAAATCACAAGGCATATCGGAATCATCCCACGAAAATAATCACCCAGCCTGGAATCGTGATGAAAGTGTTGCGGAGAAAAAGAATCGTACTGTTTATAGCGTATTTTCTGCTGTTAGTTCTCACCATGCTGAACTTGGCTAACTACAGGTGGACTAAAGAACCTCAACAGTGTAATCTCCAGATGAGAAGCACTCCGTATCAGGGCAGGTCAGACATTCGGTTCCTTTACGGACCTTCTCTTGCTAAGAAGAGACAACTTGTTTATGTTTTGACCACATGGAGGTCCGGCTCATCCTTTTTCGGAGAGCTGTTTAATCAACACCCAGAGGTTTTCTTTCTGTATGAACCGATGTGGCACATCTGGCAAAAGCTGTACCCGGGTGATGCTGTGTCCTTACAGGGAGCAGCGAGGGACATGCTAAGCTCGCTGTACCGCTGTGATCTTTCAGTTTTTCAGCTGTACAACAGCCCAGGGGGCAAAAACTTCACCTCCCTTGGACTTTTTGGGGCCACGCTTAATAAAGTCATCTGCTCGTATCCTCTTTGCTCTGCTTATAGGAGAGAAGTGGTTGGGATGGTGGATGACAAAGTGTGCAAAAAATGTCCTCCACAAAGCCTCGGGCTCTTAGAGGAAGAATGCCTTAAGTACAACGCTATAGTCATAAAAGGGGTCCGGGTTCTGGATGTCAACGTTTTGGCACCCCTTATGGAGGATCCGTCTCTGGACCTCAAGGTGATTCACCTTGTGCGAGATCCCAGAGCCGTGGCCAACTCCAGGATCAAATCGAGGCACGGGTTGATCCGTGAGAACTTGCAGGTGGTCAGAAGCAGGGATCCCAAACTCCGTCGGGTACCCTTTGTGGATCCTGGCCACAAAATGAGCAAAAAGGACGGCGCAGATTACCATTCAGTTGGAGCTATGGAGGTAATATGTGATCGGACATACAGGAGCCTGAGGACTGCCTTAAATCCTCCCAGCTGGCTGAAAGGGAAATACATGGCAGTGCGCTATGAGGATCTGGTGGAAAACCCAGTCAAAACGCTCCGGAATGTTTATCAATTTGCTAATCTCAGTGCAAACCTTGACATCGAGTCTTTTGCTCTTAACATGACGAATGGCACAAGCTCTTCCTCAAAGCCATTTATTGTGTCTGCCAGGAATGCCACACAGGCGGCTAGTGCATGGAGAACAGTGTTGAGTATTCAACAGATAAAACAAGTAGAGGAGTACTGCCATCATGCAATGGCCATCCTGGGTTATGAACGTGTGAGAACAGCTGGAGAAGCAAAAGACTTGAGTAAATCTTTATTGACTGCTTCCAAACTGTGA